In Macadamia integrifolia cultivar HAES 741 unplaced genomic scaffold, SCU_Mint_v3 scaffold1549, whole genome shotgun sequence, a single genomic region encodes these proteins:
- the LOC122064168 gene encoding chloride channel protein CLC-d-like isoform X1: MLSNHIQNGMETAKLAWSRLPNSEEAEVHGGADFTSTSDGNGAESLDYEVIENYAYREEQAQRGKFLSGYYVVLKWLLALLIGIGTGLAAIFINIAVENFAGWKFSATFSIIQTSYLAGFVVYILLNLVLVFSSVFIITQFAPAAAGSGIPEIKGYLNGVDTHGILLFRTLIGKILGSIGSVGGGLALGKEGPLVHTGACIASLLGKVGSTKYHLRSRWLQVFQSDRDCRDLVTCGCAAGVAAAFRAPVGGVLFALEEVTSWWRSQLMWRVFFTSAVVAVVIRTAMTWCGSGKCGHFGSGGFIIWDVSGGQEDYSFEELLPMAFIGVIGGLLGALFNQLTLYITRWRRQYLHKKGNRVKIIEVCLVSLLTSTISFGLPLLRKCSPCPESEANSGMECPRPPGMYGNYVRVSFQVLTGFVCLLYQG, from the exons ATGTTATCCAACCATATCCAGAACGGCATGGAAACAGCGAAGCTTGCCTGGTCTCGATTACCGAACTCGGAGGAAGCTGAAGTTCATGGTGGAGCAGACTTCACGAGTACGAGTGATGGTAACGGCGCTGAGAGTCTCGACTATGAAGTTATTGAGAATTACGCCTACAGGGAAGAACAG GCGCAAAGAGGGAAGTTCTTAAGTGGATATTATGTGGTCCTGAAATGGCTCCTTGCGTTGCTGATCGGTATCG GAACTGGATTAGCTgctatttttattaatattgcTGTTGAGAACTTTGCTGGATGGAAGTTCTCGGCAACTTTTTCCATAATACAAACTTCATACTTGGCGGGATTTGTGGTGTACATACTACTCAACTTGGTTTTAGTCTTTTCATCTGTATTTATCATCACACAATTTGCACCAGCCGCAGCAGGATCTGGTATTCCTGAAATTAAGGGGTATTTGAACG GAGTTGATACACATGGTATCCTTCTTTTCAGAACATTGATTGGAAAG ATACTTGGAAGCATTGGTTCAGTGGGAGGCGGTCTTGCTCTTGGCAAAGAAGGCCCTCTTGTCCACACAGGTGCTTGTATTGCATCTTTGCTTGGAAAA GTTGGATCTACGAAATATCATCTAAGATCAAGGTGGCTCCAAGTATTCCAGAGTGATCGTGATTGTCGTGATCTT GTAACCTGTGGATGTGCAGCTGGAGTTGCTGCTGCATTTAGAGCTCCAGTTGGTGGTGTGTTATTTGCACTTGAAGAGGTTACATCTTG GTGGAGGAGTCAACTTATGTGGCGTGTCTTTTTCACATCTGCTGTTGTGGCTGTCGTGATTCGTACTGCCATGACCTGGTGTGGAAGTGGAAAGTGTGGACATTTTGGGTCTGGAGGCTTCATAATCtgggatgtttctgg TGGTCAAGAGGACTACTCGTTTGAGGAATTATTGCCAATGGCTTTCATTGGGGTGATTGGAGGTCTTCTTG GGGCCTTATTTAATCAGCTTACTCTTTACATAACTCGTTGGCGTCGACAATATTTGCATAAGAAAGGGAATAGAGTGAAG ATTATTGAAGTCTGCCTTGTCTCTCTGTTAACATCAACCATTTCCTTTGGATTACCACTTCTAAGAAAATGCAGTCCATGCCCAGAGTCAGAAGCTAATTCTGGTATGGAATGCCCGCGCCCACCAGGAATGTATGGAAATTATGTGAGGGTAAGCTTTCAAGTTCTAACTGGGTTCGTTTGTCTTTTATATCAAGGGTAA
- the LOC122064168 gene encoding chloride channel protein CLC-d-like isoform X2, translating into MLSNHIQNGMETAKLAWSRLPNSEEAEVHGGADFTSTSDGNGAESLDYEVIENYAYREEQAQRGKFLSGYYVVLKWLLALLIGIGFVVYILLNLVLVFSSVFIITQFAPAAAGSGIPEIKGYLNGVDTHGILLFRTLIGKILGSIGSVGGGLALGKEGPLVHTGACIASLLGKVGSTKYHLRSRWLQVFQSDRDCRDLVTCGCAAGVAAAFRAPVGGVLFALEEVTSWWRSQLMWRVFFTSAVVAVVIRTAMTWCGSGKCGHFGSGGFIIWDVSGGQEDYSFEELLPMAFIGVIGGLLGALFNQLTLYITRWRRQYLHKKGNRVKIIEVCLVSLLTSTISFGLPLLRKCSPCPESEANSGMECPRPPGMYGNYVRVSFQVLTGFVCLLYQG; encoded by the exons ATGTTATCCAACCATATCCAGAACGGCATGGAAACAGCGAAGCTTGCCTGGTCTCGATTACCGAACTCGGAGGAAGCTGAAGTTCATGGTGGAGCAGACTTCACGAGTACGAGTGATGGTAACGGCGCTGAGAGTCTCGACTATGAAGTTATTGAGAATTACGCCTACAGGGAAGAACAG GCGCAAAGAGGGAAGTTCTTAAGTGGATATTATGTGGTCCTGAAATGGCTCCTTGCGTTGCTGATCGGTATCG GATTTGTGGTGTACATACTACTCAACTTGGTTTTAGTCTTTTCATCTGTATTTATCATCACACAATTTGCACCAGCCGCAGCAGGATCTGGTATTCCTGAAATTAAGGGGTATTTGAACG GAGTTGATACACATGGTATCCTTCTTTTCAGAACATTGATTGGAAAG ATACTTGGAAGCATTGGTTCAGTGGGAGGCGGTCTTGCTCTTGGCAAAGAAGGCCCTCTTGTCCACACAGGTGCTTGTATTGCATCTTTGCTTGGAAAA GTTGGATCTACGAAATATCATCTAAGATCAAGGTGGCTCCAAGTATTCCAGAGTGATCGTGATTGTCGTGATCTT GTAACCTGTGGATGTGCAGCTGGAGTTGCTGCTGCATTTAGAGCTCCAGTTGGTGGTGTGTTATTTGCACTTGAAGAGGTTACATCTTG GTGGAGGAGTCAACTTATGTGGCGTGTCTTTTTCACATCTGCTGTTGTGGCTGTCGTGATTCGTACTGCCATGACCTGGTGTGGAAGTGGAAAGTGTGGACATTTTGGGTCTGGAGGCTTCATAATCtgggatgtttctgg TGGTCAAGAGGACTACTCGTTTGAGGAATTATTGCCAATGGCTTTCATTGGGGTGATTGGAGGTCTTCTTG GGGCCTTATTTAATCAGCTTACTCTTTACATAACTCGTTGGCGTCGACAATATTTGCATAAGAAAGGGAATAGAGTGAAG ATTATTGAAGTCTGCCTTGTCTCTCTGTTAACATCAACCATTTCCTTTGGATTACCACTTCTAAGAAAATGCAGTCCATGCCCAGAGTCAGAAGCTAATTCTGGTATGGAATGCCCGCGCCCACCAGGAATGTATGGAAATTATGTGAGGGTAAGCTTTCAAGTTCTAACTGGGTTCGTTTGTCTTTTATATCAAGGGTAA